One genomic region from Pecten maximus chromosome 5, xPecMax1.1, whole genome shotgun sequence encodes:
- the LOC117327260 gene encoding intraflagellar transport protein 88 homolog isoform X4, translating to MNRMNMMEQVHLAGEDEEDIYSGFNDYNATLDTEDLQHDPTFQKAVMRTSHGRRPPPTASRGLAVGGAGAGMRLGTAAKGRAGIPSSMGRLQTGAVAAGGTDMARPMTAVRAAGYTSVGNRGAGFDPMNQGNKGPAPPLEPKPEDSPEEKIRQLEKKVNTLIEESCFANSRGEFSLGLEKAKEAGRKERVLVRQREQQSMGDQINLDLTYSVLFNLANQYAANEMFNEALNTYQVIVKNKMFSNAGRLKVNMGNIYFRQRNFPKAIKHYRMALDQVPNSHKEMRTKIMQNIGIVFVKMGQYTDAITSFEHIMSEAPSFKTGFNLILCYFALGDREKMKRAFNKLLTVDLKVDDEDKYLPHGEDKHYNLILEVIKNDPLRQIERQRKYEAENCIKTAAKIIAPAIETSFASGYDWCVEQVKTSQYVDLAHDLEIDKAIMYLKQKDFNLAIETLKSFEKKDSKVASTAATNLSFLYFLHGEENDLDQADKYAELAMSSDRYNPAALVNKGNVLFKRGDFEKAREFFKEALQNDSSCVEALYNLGLCNKRINRLEDALDCYYKLHAILRNSPQVMYQIADIHDQLDDTAQATEWFMQLIGVVPTDTSVLAKTGEIYDNEGDKSQAFQYYYDSYRYFPSNIPVIEWLGAYYIDSQFCEKAIHYFERAGIVQPAQVKWQLMIASCHRRSGNYQNALETYKHIHRRFPENVECLKFLVRICSDLGLKEAQEYATKLKKAEKTKEIREQRASSGTRRGSGRGRRGEETDESGGGRKTSGHRKGGKRRPNLDDVDDGAYQMSGKQEIGEDVKNDASYSDPLGPQMERPKTAAVRGMKAEEDMFDEELGEDMLPGVDDIRVDDIAVGILVCLGVEKIKDAN from the exons ATGAATCGTATGAACATGATGGAACAGGTCCATCTAGCTGGTGAAGATGAGGAAGACATCTACTCTGGATTTAATGACTACAACGCCACCTTAGATACAGAG GATCTACAACATGACCCGACCTTCCAGAAGGCGGTGATGAGGACCAGTCATGGCCGACGCCCCCCACCT ACAGCTTCTAGGGGTCTAGCTGTTGGAGGCGCTGGGGCTGGAATGAGACTTGGAACAGCGGCAAAAGGACGGGCAGGGATACCGTCCTCCATGGGCCGTCTTCAGACTGGGGCGGTGGCTGCTGGTGGTACTGACATGGCCAGACCAATGACAGCTGTCAGGGCCGCTGGTTATACATCTGTTGGGAACAGAGGTGCAGGGTTTGACCCCATGAACCAAGGGAATAAAGGGCCCGCGCCTCCTCTGGAACCAAAGCCGGAGGACAG TCCCGAGGAAAAGATCAGACAGCTGGAAAAGAAAGTAAACACATTGATTGAGGAGAGTTGTTTTGCCAACAGTCGAGGAGAATTCAGTCTG GGCTTGGAAAAGGCAAAGGAAGCTGGAAGGAAAGAGCGAGTCCTGGTCCGTCAGCGAGAACAGCAGTCCATGGGTGATCAAATCAACCTGGATCTGACCTACTCT GTCCTCTTTAACCTAGCCAATCAGTACGCTGCTAATGAGATGTTCAATGAAGCTCTGAACACCTACCAAGTCATCGTGAAAAATAAGATGTTCAGCAATGCTG GCCGGTTAAAGGTGAACATGGGCAACATCTACTTTCGACAGAGAAACTTCCCAAAAGCCATCAAACACTACAGGATGGCCCTGGACCAGGTGCCAAACTCTCACAAAGAAATGAG GACGAAGATTATGCAGAACATTGGGATTGTGTTTGTAAAGATGGGACAGTATACAGATGCCATCACATCGTTTGAACACATCATGTCGGAGGCCCCGAGCTTCAAGACCGGATTTAACCTGATCCTGTGTTACTTTGCCCTGGGAGACCGAGAGAAGATGAAGAGGGCCTTCAACAAACTCCTAACTGTGGATCTCAAGGTGGACGACGAGGATAAATATCTCCCTCACGGC GAAGACAAGCACTACAATCTCATACTGGAGGTGATAAAGAATGATCCTCTGAGACAGATAGAGAGACAAAG GAAGTATGAGGCAGAGAACTGTATAAAAACAGCAGCCAAGATTATTGCCCCAGCGATAGAAACCTCATTTGCCTCCGGATATGACTG gTGTGTGGAGCAGGTTAAGACTTCCCAGTATGTGGACCTGGCCCATGATCTGGAGATAGACAAAGCCATCATGTACCTCAAACAGAAGGACTTCAACTTG gcCATTGAAACATTGAAATCATTTGAGAAGAAAGATTCCAAAGTAGCCAGTACAGCTGCCACCAACCTGTCCTTCCTCTATTTCTTG CATGGAGAG GAGAATGACCTTGACCAGGCAGACAAGTATGCCGAGCTGGCCATGTCTTCAGATCGCTACAATCCAGCAG CTCTTGTCAACAAGGGAAATGTTCTATTCAAAAGAGGTGACTTTGAAAAGGCTAGAGAGTTCTTCAAGGAGGCTTTACAGAATGACTCATCTTGTGTGGAGGCCTTGTATAACCTTG GCCTGTGTAACAAGAGGATTAACAGACTGGAGGACGCCCTCGACTGTTACTACAAGCTTCACGCCATCCTCAGAAACAGTCCTCAAGTCATGTACCAGATAGCTGACAT ACATGACCAGCTGGACGACACAGCCCAAGCCACAGAATG GTTCATGCAGTTAATAGGAGTAGTACCGACAGATACGTCTGTACTGGCCAAGACCGGGGAGATATATGACAACGAGGGAGACAAGTCACAGGCATTCCAGTATTATTATGAT TCATATAGATATTTCCCATCTAACATTCCGGTGATAGAGTGGCTAGGAGCCTATTACATAGATTCCCAATTCTGTGAAAAAGCCATCCATTACTTTGAGAGAGCCGGTATAGTACA ACCTGCCCAAGTGAAGTGGCAGTTAATGATAGCTAGCTGTCATCGGAGAAGTGGAAATTACCAAAATGCCTTAGAAACTTACAAACATATACACAGACGCTTCCCTGAAAATGTAGAAT GTTTAAAATTCCTTGTTAGAATATGTTCTGATCTGGGTCTTAAAGAAGCTCAGGAGTATGCTACAAAGTTAAAGAAGGCTGAGAAGACCAAAGAGATTCGGGAACAG AGGGCCAGTAGTGGAACAAGAAGAGGAAGTGGGCGTGGCCGTAGAGGAGAGGAGACGG ATGAGAGTGGTGGTGGGAGAAAGACTAGCGGCCATAGGAAAGGTGGCAAGAGACGACCTAACCTGGACGATGTTGACGACGGCGCCTACCAGATGTCTGGTAAACAGGAAATAG GAGAGGATGTCAAAAACG
- the LOC117327260 gene encoding intraflagellar transport protein 88 homolog isoform X5: MNRMNMMEQVHLAGEDEEDIYSGFNDYNATLDTEDLQHDPTFQKAVMRTSHGRRPPPTASRGLAVGGAGAGMRLGTAAKGRAGIPSSMGRLQTGAVAAGGTDMARPMTAVRAAGYTSVGNRGAGFDPMNQGNKGPAPPLEPKPEDSPEEKIRQLEKKVNTLIEESCFANSRGEFSLGLEKAKEAGRKERVLVRQREQQSMGDQINLDLTYSVLFNLANQYAANEMFNEALNTYQVIVKNKMFSNAGRLKVNMGNIYFRQRNFPKAIKHYRMALDQVPNSHKEMRTKIMQNIGIVFVKMGQYTDAITSFEHIMSEAPSFKTGFNLILCYFALGDREKMKRAFNKLLTVDLKVDDEDKYLPHGEDKHYNLILEVIKNDPLRQIERQRKYEAENCIKTAAKIIAPAIETSFASGYDWCVEQVKTSQYVDLAHDLEIDKAIMYLKQKDFNLAIETLKSFEKKDSKVASTAATNLSFLYFLENDLDQADKYAELAMSSDRYNPAALVNKGNVLFKRGDFEKAREFFKEALQNDSSCVEALYNLGLCNKRINRLEDALDCYYKLHAILRNSPQVMYQIADIHDQLDDTAQATEWFMQLIGVVPTDTSVLAKTGEIYDNEGDKSQAFQYYYDSYRYFPSNIPVIEWLGAYYIDSQFCEKAIHYFERAGIVQPAQVKWQLMIASCHRRSGNYQNALETYKHIHRRFPENVECLKFLVRICSDLGLKEAQEYATKLKKAEKTKEIREQRASSGTRRGSGRGRRGEETDESGGGRKTSGHRKGGKRRPNLDDVDDGAYQMSGKQEIGEDVKNDASYSDPLGPQMERPKTAAVRGMKAEEDMFDEELGEDMLPGVDDIRVDDIAVGILVCLGVEKIKDAN; this comes from the exons ATGAATCGTATGAACATGATGGAACAGGTCCATCTAGCTGGTGAAGATGAGGAAGACATCTACTCTGGATTTAATGACTACAACGCCACCTTAGATACAGAG GATCTACAACATGACCCGACCTTCCAGAAGGCGGTGATGAGGACCAGTCATGGCCGACGCCCCCCACCT ACAGCTTCTAGGGGTCTAGCTGTTGGAGGCGCTGGGGCTGGAATGAGACTTGGAACAGCGGCAAAAGGACGGGCAGGGATACCGTCCTCCATGGGCCGTCTTCAGACTGGGGCGGTGGCTGCTGGTGGTACTGACATGGCCAGACCAATGACAGCTGTCAGGGCCGCTGGTTATACATCTGTTGGGAACAGAGGTGCAGGGTTTGACCCCATGAACCAAGGGAATAAAGGGCCCGCGCCTCCTCTGGAACCAAAGCCGGAGGACAG TCCCGAGGAAAAGATCAGACAGCTGGAAAAGAAAGTAAACACATTGATTGAGGAGAGTTGTTTTGCCAACAGTCGAGGAGAATTCAGTCTG GGCTTGGAAAAGGCAAAGGAAGCTGGAAGGAAAGAGCGAGTCCTGGTCCGTCAGCGAGAACAGCAGTCCATGGGTGATCAAATCAACCTGGATCTGACCTACTCT GTCCTCTTTAACCTAGCCAATCAGTACGCTGCTAATGAGATGTTCAATGAAGCTCTGAACACCTACCAAGTCATCGTGAAAAATAAGATGTTCAGCAATGCTG GCCGGTTAAAGGTGAACATGGGCAACATCTACTTTCGACAGAGAAACTTCCCAAAAGCCATCAAACACTACAGGATGGCCCTGGACCAGGTGCCAAACTCTCACAAAGAAATGAG GACGAAGATTATGCAGAACATTGGGATTGTGTTTGTAAAGATGGGACAGTATACAGATGCCATCACATCGTTTGAACACATCATGTCGGAGGCCCCGAGCTTCAAGACCGGATTTAACCTGATCCTGTGTTACTTTGCCCTGGGAGACCGAGAGAAGATGAAGAGGGCCTTCAACAAACTCCTAACTGTGGATCTCAAGGTGGACGACGAGGATAAATATCTCCCTCACGGC GAAGACAAGCACTACAATCTCATACTGGAGGTGATAAAGAATGATCCTCTGAGACAGATAGAGAGACAAAG GAAGTATGAGGCAGAGAACTGTATAAAAACAGCAGCCAAGATTATTGCCCCAGCGATAGAAACCTCATTTGCCTCCGGATATGACTG gTGTGTGGAGCAGGTTAAGACTTCCCAGTATGTGGACCTGGCCCATGATCTGGAGATAGACAAAGCCATCATGTACCTCAAACAGAAGGACTTCAACTTG gcCATTGAAACATTGAAATCATTTGAGAAGAAAGATTCCAAAGTAGCCAGTACAGCTGCCACCAACCTGTCCTTCCTCTATTTCTTG GAGAATGACCTTGACCAGGCAGACAAGTATGCCGAGCTGGCCATGTCTTCAGATCGCTACAATCCAGCAG CTCTTGTCAACAAGGGAAATGTTCTATTCAAAAGAGGTGACTTTGAAAAGGCTAGAGAGTTCTTCAAGGAGGCTTTACAGAATGACTCATCTTGTGTGGAGGCCTTGTATAACCTTG GCCTGTGTAACAAGAGGATTAACAGACTGGAGGACGCCCTCGACTGTTACTACAAGCTTCACGCCATCCTCAGAAACAGTCCTCAAGTCATGTACCAGATAGCTGACAT ACATGACCAGCTGGACGACACAGCCCAAGCCACAGAATG GTTCATGCAGTTAATAGGAGTAGTACCGACAGATACGTCTGTACTGGCCAAGACCGGGGAGATATATGACAACGAGGGAGACAAGTCACAGGCATTCCAGTATTATTATGAT TCATATAGATATTTCCCATCTAACATTCCGGTGATAGAGTGGCTAGGAGCCTATTACATAGATTCCCAATTCTGTGAAAAAGCCATCCATTACTTTGAGAGAGCCGGTATAGTACA ACCTGCCCAAGTGAAGTGGCAGTTAATGATAGCTAGCTGTCATCGGAGAAGTGGAAATTACCAAAATGCCTTAGAAACTTACAAACATATACACAGACGCTTCCCTGAAAATGTAGAAT GTTTAAAATTCCTTGTTAGAATATGTTCTGATCTGGGTCTTAAAGAAGCTCAGGAGTATGCTACAAAGTTAAAGAAGGCTGAGAAGACCAAAGAGATTCGGGAACAG AGGGCCAGTAGTGGAACAAGAAGAGGAAGTGGGCGTGGCCGTAGAGGAGAGGAGACGG ATGAGAGTGGTGGTGGGAGAAAGACTAGCGGCCATAGGAAAGGTGGCAAGAGACGACCTAACCTGGACGATGTTGACGACGGCGCCTACCAGATGTCTGGTAAACAGGAAATAG GAGAGGATGTCAAAAACG
- the LOC117327260 gene encoding intraflagellar transport protein 88 homolog isoform X1 — protein MNRMNMMEQVHLAGEDEEDIYSGFNDYNATLDTEDLQHDPTFQKAVMRTSHGRRPPPPIKRMKLTRTASRGLAVGGAGAGMRLGTAAKGRAGIPSSMGRLQTGAVAAGGTDMARPMTAVRAAGYTSVGNRGAGFDPMNQGNKGPAPPLEPKPEDSPEEKIRQLEKKVNTLIEESCFANSRGEFSLGLEKAKEAGRKERVLVRQREQQSMGDQINLDLTYSVLFNLANQYAANEMFNEALNTYQVIVKNKMFSNAGRLKVNMGNIYFRQRNFPKAIKHYRMALDQVPNSHKEMRTKIMQNIGIVFVKMGQYTDAITSFEHIMSEAPSFKTGFNLILCYFALGDREKMKRAFNKLLTVDLKVDDEDKYLPHGEDKHYNLILEVIKNDPLRQIERQRKYEAENCIKTAAKIIAPAIETSFASGYDWCVEQVKTSQYVDLAHDLEIDKAIMYLKQKDFNLAIETLKSFEKKDSKVASTAATNLSFLYFLHGEENDLDQADKYAELAMSSDRYNPAALVNKGNVLFKRGDFEKAREFFKEALQNDSSCVEALYNLGLCNKRINRLEDALDCYYKLHAILRNSPQVMYQIADIHDQLDDTAQATEWFMQLIGVVPTDTSVLAKTGEIYDNEGDKSQAFQYYYDSYRYFPSNIPVIEWLGAYYIDSQFCEKAIHYFERAGIVQPAQVKWQLMIASCHRRSGNYQNALETYKHIHRRFPENVECLKFLVRICSDLGLKEAQEYATKLKKAEKTKEIREQRASSGTRRGSGRGRRGEETDESGGGRKTSGHRKGGKRRPNLDDVDDGAYQMSGKQEIGEDVKNDASYSDPLGPQMERPKTAAVRGMKAEEDMFDEELGEDMLPGVDDIRVDDIAVGILVCLGVEKIKDAN, from the exons ATGAATCGTATGAACATGATGGAACAGGTCCATCTAGCTGGTGAAGATGAGGAAGACATCTACTCTGGATTTAATGACTACAACGCCACCTTAGATACAGAG GATCTACAACATGACCCGACCTTCCAGAAGGCGGTGATGAGGACCAGTCATGGCCGACGCCCCCCACCT CCTATCAAGCGTATGAAGCTGACCAGG ACAGCTTCTAGGGGTCTAGCTGTTGGAGGCGCTGGGGCTGGAATGAGACTTGGAACAGCGGCAAAAGGACGGGCAGGGATACCGTCCTCCATGGGCCGTCTTCAGACTGGGGCGGTGGCTGCTGGTGGTACTGACATGGCCAGACCAATGACAGCTGTCAGGGCCGCTGGTTATACATCTGTTGGGAACAGAGGTGCAGGGTTTGACCCCATGAACCAAGGGAATAAAGGGCCCGCGCCTCCTCTGGAACCAAAGCCGGAGGACAG TCCCGAGGAAAAGATCAGACAGCTGGAAAAGAAAGTAAACACATTGATTGAGGAGAGTTGTTTTGCCAACAGTCGAGGAGAATTCAGTCTG GGCTTGGAAAAGGCAAAGGAAGCTGGAAGGAAAGAGCGAGTCCTGGTCCGTCAGCGAGAACAGCAGTCCATGGGTGATCAAATCAACCTGGATCTGACCTACTCT GTCCTCTTTAACCTAGCCAATCAGTACGCTGCTAATGAGATGTTCAATGAAGCTCTGAACACCTACCAAGTCATCGTGAAAAATAAGATGTTCAGCAATGCTG GCCGGTTAAAGGTGAACATGGGCAACATCTACTTTCGACAGAGAAACTTCCCAAAAGCCATCAAACACTACAGGATGGCCCTGGACCAGGTGCCAAACTCTCACAAAGAAATGAG GACGAAGATTATGCAGAACATTGGGATTGTGTTTGTAAAGATGGGACAGTATACAGATGCCATCACATCGTTTGAACACATCATGTCGGAGGCCCCGAGCTTCAAGACCGGATTTAACCTGATCCTGTGTTACTTTGCCCTGGGAGACCGAGAGAAGATGAAGAGGGCCTTCAACAAACTCCTAACTGTGGATCTCAAGGTGGACGACGAGGATAAATATCTCCCTCACGGC GAAGACAAGCACTACAATCTCATACTGGAGGTGATAAAGAATGATCCTCTGAGACAGATAGAGAGACAAAG GAAGTATGAGGCAGAGAACTGTATAAAAACAGCAGCCAAGATTATTGCCCCAGCGATAGAAACCTCATTTGCCTCCGGATATGACTG gTGTGTGGAGCAGGTTAAGACTTCCCAGTATGTGGACCTGGCCCATGATCTGGAGATAGACAAAGCCATCATGTACCTCAAACAGAAGGACTTCAACTTG gcCATTGAAACATTGAAATCATTTGAGAAGAAAGATTCCAAAGTAGCCAGTACAGCTGCCACCAACCTGTCCTTCCTCTATTTCTTG CATGGAGAG GAGAATGACCTTGACCAGGCAGACAAGTATGCCGAGCTGGCCATGTCTTCAGATCGCTACAATCCAGCAG CTCTTGTCAACAAGGGAAATGTTCTATTCAAAAGAGGTGACTTTGAAAAGGCTAGAGAGTTCTTCAAGGAGGCTTTACAGAATGACTCATCTTGTGTGGAGGCCTTGTATAACCTTG GCCTGTGTAACAAGAGGATTAACAGACTGGAGGACGCCCTCGACTGTTACTACAAGCTTCACGCCATCCTCAGAAACAGTCCTCAAGTCATGTACCAGATAGCTGACAT ACATGACCAGCTGGACGACACAGCCCAAGCCACAGAATG GTTCATGCAGTTAATAGGAGTAGTACCGACAGATACGTCTGTACTGGCCAAGACCGGGGAGATATATGACAACGAGGGAGACAAGTCACAGGCATTCCAGTATTATTATGAT TCATATAGATATTTCCCATCTAACATTCCGGTGATAGAGTGGCTAGGAGCCTATTACATAGATTCCCAATTCTGTGAAAAAGCCATCCATTACTTTGAGAGAGCCGGTATAGTACA ACCTGCCCAAGTGAAGTGGCAGTTAATGATAGCTAGCTGTCATCGGAGAAGTGGAAATTACCAAAATGCCTTAGAAACTTACAAACATATACACAGACGCTTCCCTGAAAATGTAGAAT GTTTAAAATTCCTTGTTAGAATATGTTCTGATCTGGGTCTTAAAGAAGCTCAGGAGTATGCTACAAAGTTAAAGAAGGCTGAGAAGACCAAAGAGATTCGGGAACAG AGGGCCAGTAGTGGAACAAGAAGAGGAAGTGGGCGTGGCCGTAGAGGAGAGGAGACGG ATGAGAGTGGTGGTGGGAGAAAGACTAGCGGCCATAGGAAAGGTGGCAAGAGACGACCTAACCTGGACGATGTTGACGACGGCGCCTACCAGATGTCTGGTAAACAGGAAATAG GAGAGGATGTCAAAAACG
- the LOC117327260 gene encoding intraflagellar transport protein 88 homolog isoform X3, whose amino-acid sequence MNRMNMMEQVHLAGEDEEDIYSGFNDYNATLDTEDLQHDPTFQKAVMRTSHGRRPPPPIKRMKLTRTASRGLAVGGAGAGMRLGTAAKGRAGIPSSMGRLQTGAVAAGGTDMARPMTAVRAAGYTSVGNRGAGFDPMNQGNKGPAPPLEPKPEDSPEEKIRQLEKKVNTLIEESCFANSRGEFSLGLEKAKEAGRKERVLVRQREQQSMGDQINLDLTYSVLFNLANQYAANEMFNEALNTYQVIVKNKMFSNAGRLKVNMGNIYFRQRNFPKAIKHYRMALDQVPNSHKEMRTKIMQNIGIVFVKMGQYTDAITSFEHIMSEAPSFKTGFNLILCYFALGDREKMKRAFNKLLTVDLKVDDEDKYLPHGEDKHYNLILEVIKNDPLRQIERQRKYEAENCIKTAAKIIAPAIETSFASGYDWCVEQVKTSQYVDLAHDLEIDKAIMYLKQKDFNLAIETLKSFEKKDSKVASTAATNLSFLYFLHGEENDLDQADKYAELAMSSDRYNPAALVNKGNVLFKRGDFEKAREFFKEALQNDSSCVEALYNLGLCNKRINRLEDALDCYYKLHAILRNSPQVMYQIADIHDQLDDTAQATEWFMQLIGVVPTDTSVLAKTGEIYDNEGDKSQAFQYYYDSYRYFPSNIPVIEWLGAYYIDSQFCEKAIHYFERAGIVQPAQVKWQLMIASCHRRSGNYQNALETYKHIHRRFPENVECLKFLVRICSDLGLKEAQEYATKLKKAEKTKEIREQRASSGTRRGSGRGRRGEETDESGGGRKTSGHRKGGKRRPNLDDVDDGAYQMSGKQEIDASYSDPLGPQMERPKTAAVRGMKAEEDMFDEELGEDMLPGVDDIRVDDIAVGILVCLGVEKIKDAN is encoded by the exons ATGAATCGTATGAACATGATGGAACAGGTCCATCTAGCTGGTGAAGATGAGGAAGACATCTACTCTGGATTTAATGACTACAACGCCACCTTAGATACAGAG GATCTACAACATGACCCGACCTTCCAGAAGGCGGTGATGAGGACCAGTCATGGCCGACGCCCCCCACCT CCTATCAAGCGTATGAAGCTGACCAGG ACAGCTTCTAGGGGTCTAGCTGTTGGAGGCGCTGGGGCTGGAATGAGACTTGGAACAGCGGCAAAAGGACGGGCAGGGATACCGTCCTCCATGGGCCGTCTTCAGACTGGGGCGGTGGCTGCTGGTGGTACTGACATGGCCAGACCAATGACAGCTGTCAGGGCCGCTGGTTATACATCTGTTGGGAACAGAGGTGCAGGGTTTGACCCCATGAACCAAGGGAATAAAGGGCCCGCGCCTCCTCTGGAACCAAAGCCGGAGGACAG TCCCGAGGAAAAGATCAGACAGCTGGAAAAGAAAGTAAACACATTGATTGAGGAGAGTTGTTTTGCCAACAGTCGAGGAGAATTCAGTCTG GGCTTGGAAAAGGCAAAGGAAGCTGGAAGGAAAGAGCGAGTCCTGGTCCGTCAGCGAGAACAGCAGTCCATGGGTGATCAAATCAACCTGGATCTGACCTACTCT GTCCTCTTTAACCTAGCCAATCAGTACGCTGCTAATGAGATGTTCAATGAAGCTCTGAACACCTACCAAGTCATCGTGAAAAATAAGATGTTCAGCAATGCTG GCCGGTTAAAGGTGAACATGGGCAACATCTACTTTCGACAGAGAAACTTCCCAAAAGCCATCAAACACTACAGGATGGCCCTGGACCAGGTGCCAAACTCTCACAAAGAAATGAG GACGAAGATTATGCAGAACATTGGGATTGTGTTTGTAAAGATGGGACAGTATACAGATGCCATCACATCGTTTGAACACATCATGTCGGAGGCCCCGAGCTTCAAGACCGGATTTAACCTGATCCTGTGTTACTTTGCCCTGGGAGACCGAGAGAAGATGAAGAGGGCCTTCAACAAACTCCTAACTGTGGATCTCAAGGTGGACGACGAGGATAAATATCTCCCTCACGGC GAAGACAAGCACTACAATCTCATACTGGAGGTGATAAAGAATGATCCTCTGAGACAGATAGAGAGACAAAG GAAGTATGAGGCAGAGAACTGTATAAAAACAGCAGCCAAGATTATTGCCCCAGCGATAGAAACCTCATTTGCCTCCGGATATGACTG gTGTGTGGAGCAGGTTAAGACTTCCCAGTATGTGGACCTGGCCCATGATCTGGAGATAGACAAAGCCATCATGTACCTCAAACAGAAGGACTTCAACTTG gcCATTGAAACATTGAAATCATTTGAGAAGAAAGATTCCAAAGTAGCCAGTACAGCTGCCACCAACCTGTCCTTCCTCTATTTCTTG CATGGAGAG GAGAATGACCTTGACCAGGCAGACAAGTATGCCGAGCTGGCCATGTCTTCAGATCGCTACAATCCAGCAG CTCTTGTCAACAAGGGAAATGTTCTATTCAAAAGAGGTGACTTTGAAAAGGCTAGAGAGTTCTTCAAGGAGGCTTTACAGAATGACTCATCTTGTGTGGAGGCCTTGTATAACCTTG GCCTGTGTAACAAGAGGATTAACAGACTGGAGGACGCCCTCGACTGTTACTACAAGCTTCACGCCATCCTCAGAAACAGTCCTCAAGTCATGTACCAGATAGCTGACAT ACATGACCAGCTGGACGACACAGCCCAAGCCACAGAATG GTTCATGCAGTTAATAGGAGTAGTACCGACAGATACGTCTGTACTGGCCAAGACCGGGGAGATATATGACAACGAGGGAGACAAGTCACAGGCATTCCAGTATTATTATGAT TCATATAGATATTTCCCATCTAACATTCCGGTGATAGAGTGGCTAGGAGCCTATTACATAGATTCCCAATTCTGTGAAAAAGCCATCCATTACTTTGAGAGAGCCGGTATAGTACA ACCTGCCCAAGTGAAGTGGCAGTTAATGATAGCTAGCTGTCATCGGAGAAGTGGAAATTACCAAAATGCCTTAGAAACTTACAAACATATACACAGACGCTTCCCTGAAAATGTAGAAT GTTTAAAATTCCTTGTTAGAATATGTTCTGATCTGGGTCTTAAAGAAGCTCAGGAGTATGCTACAAAGTTAAAGAAGGCTGAGAAGACCAAAGAGATTCGGGAACAG AGGGCCAGTAGTGGAACAAGAAGAGGAAGTGGGCGTGGCCGTAGAGGAGAGGAGACGG ATGAGAGTGGTGGTGGGAGAAAGACTAGCGGCCATAGGAAAGGTGGCAAGAGACGACCTAACCTGGACGATGTTGACGACGGCGCCTACCAGATGTCTGGTAAACAGGAAATAG